In Bacillus sp. KH172YL63, one genomic interval encodes:
- the menH gene encoding 2-succinyl-6-hydroxy-2,4-cyclohexadiene-1-carboxylate synthase → MINLILHINDVSYFIEIKGQGKPLVFLHGFTGDTSTWTKITDKLSSTHQCISIDLPGHGRTSSPEDFGRYGMERVTDDLHAILTSLHVESATLIGYSMGGRTALHFALMHQDKVETLILESASPGLKSEEERVERKRKDHALADRIEREGIQAFVDYWEEIPLFATQKKLQQAEREEIRKQRLNQSAVGLSNSLRGMGTGAQDSLWNRLAELKIPVHLLVGELDPKFLDIAEEMKKRNPAFQIVTFSNTGHAIHVEEPRKFGTIIEDLLSTT, encoded by the coding sequence GTGATCAATTTGATTCTTCATATCAATGATGTGTCCTATTTCATAGAAATAAAGGGGCAGGGCAAGCCCCTCGTTTTCCTTCATGGGTTTACCGGTGATACGTCAACGTGGACAAAGATCACTGATAAGCTTTCTTCCACTCACCAGTGCATCTCCATTGATTTGCCAGGCCACGGTAGGACCAGTTCACCGGAGGACTTCGGCAGATATGGGATGGAACGGGTGACAGATGATCTCCATGCAATTTTGACAAGCCTGCATGTGGAAAGTGCAACCCTGATCGGTTATTCGATGGGAGGCCGCACAGCTCTTCATTTCGCACTGATGCATCAGGATAAAGTGGAGACGCTGATTCTTGAAAGTGCCTCTCCCGGTTTGAAATCCGAAGAGGAAAGAGTGGAGAGGAAAAGGAAGGATCACGCCTTAGCAGACAGGATCGAACGTGAAGGCATACAAGCCTTCGTCGACTATTGGGAGGAGATCCCCTTATTTGCCACCCAGAAAAAATTACAGCAAGCAGAGCGGGAAGAAATCCGGAAGCAGCGCCTGAACCAGTCTGCCGTCGGACTGTCCAACAGTCTGAGGGGAATGGGGACAGGAGCGCAGGATTCGTTATGGAACAGGCTTGCTGAACTGAAAATCCCTGTTCATTTGCTTGTCGGGGAGCTGGATCCAAAGTTCCTGGACATTGCAGAGGAAATGAAAAAACGTAATCCGGCATTTCAAATTGTGACATTTTCCAACACAGGGCATGCAATTCATGTGGAAGAACCGCGAAAGTTTGGTACAATAATAGAGGATCTACTGTCTACTACATAA